A stretch of the Coprobacillus cateniformis genome encodes the following:
- a CDS encoding MurR/RpiR family transcriptional regulator produces the protein MNNEIIIKIKSLFPDLTKSEKRVALYVNEHFHQIIYLSIGDLASQCEVGETTILRFCKHLGFSGYYEFKQQAILQIEKDGQQNTGHQNKTLGNIHTMVQETTQLLDDNKLTETAQIIIHSQTIYVFGSGFSGLTAKAVQMRLTSFGYKCIVADDKYLQVLAANVMGSEDVALGLSISGENSSTIESIDLAKRNGAKVIAITNHEESSLARLGDIVLLTAGKEMGREGSTLVTEMSQFIILEMLFEKLHELDKEKIEDMNYKVSYYIRGE, from the coding sequence ATGAATAATGAAATTATTATAAAGATTAAAAGTTTGTTTCCTGATTTAACTAAATCTGAAAAGAGAGTTGCACTATATGTGAATGAACATTTTCATCAAATTATTTATTTGAGTATTGGTGATTTAGCGAGTCAATGCGAAGTTGGTGAAACAACTATTTTAAGATTTTGTAAACATCTTGGATTTTCGGGATATTATGAGTTTAAGCAACAAGCAATCCTACAAATTGAAAAGGATGGTCAACAAAACACTGGACATCAAAACAAAACATTAGGAAATATTCATACAATGGTGCAGGAAACTACACAATTACTTGATGACAACAAATTAACTGAGACTGCTCAAATAATTATTCATAGTCAAACGATTTATGTTTTTGGAAGTGGTTTTTCTGGTTTGACTGCTAAGGCGGTACAAATGCGTTTAACTTCCTTTGGTTATAAATGTATTGTTGCTGATGATAAATATTTGCAGGTTCTTGCAGCGAATGTTATGGGTAGTGAAGATGTTGCTTTGGGATTAAGTATATCTGGTGAAAATTCATCGACTATTGAGTCTATTGATTTGGCTAAAAGAAATGGTGCAAAAGTTATTGCTATAACCAATCATGAAGAATCTTCATTAGCAAGATTAGGAGATATTGTTCTTTTGACTGCTGGAAAAGAGATGGGGAGAGAAGGCAGTACTTTGGTAACTGAAATGTCACAATTCATTATTTTAGAAATGCTTTTTGAAAAGTTACATGAATTAGATAAAGAAAAAATCGAAGATATGAACTATAAAGTTTCATATTATATTAGAGGAGAATAG
- the prfB gene encoding peptide chain release factor 2 produces MELYEVKNGLERARLLLNELFVSIDIEGLKREIEGLTVQTLDEHFWNNQEQAKKIYNQLNEMKKTTDTYDDLVSSLNDLDETYDYVKETEDTDFKEALDQDYELFEKHLNDFEKTLLFSGEYDHHNAIVEIHPGAGGTESQDWAAMLMRMYQRYGDKKDFKVEVLDYLDGEEAGLKSVTLRFIGYNAYGHLKAEKGVHRLVRISPFDSSKRRHTSFASVDVMPEFDNDIEIEIDQNDLRIDTYRASGAGGQHINKTDSAIRITHIPTHIVVTCQSQRSQIQNREQALIMLKSKLYQVMLEEQASKLSDIKGEQKAIEWGSQIRSYVLHPYSMVKDNRSGYESNNPKAILDGDLDDCIYAYLKAMVKEDEDA; encoded by the coding sequence ATGGAATTATATGAAGTAAAAAATGGGCTTGAAAGAGCCCGTTTATTACTCAATGAATTATTTGTTTCTATTGATATTGAGGGTTTAAAAAGAGAAATTGAAGGTTTAACTGTACAGACATTAGATGAACACTTTTGGAATAATCAAGAACAAGCAAAAAAGATATATAATCAATTAAATGAAATGAAAAAAACAACAGATACATATGATGATCTCGTATCATCACTCAATGATTTAGATGAAACATATGACTATGTAAAAGAAACAGAGGATACTGATTTCAAAGAAGCATTGGATCAAGATTATGAGTTGTTTGAGAAGCATCTTAATGATTTTGAGAAAACATTATTATTTTCTGGTGAATATGATCATCATAATGCAATTGTAGAAATTCATCCTGGTGCTGGGGGAACTGAATCTCAAGACTGGGCAGCTATGTTAATGCGTATGTATCAAAGATATGGTGATAAAAAAGATTTTAAAGTTGAAGTTTTAGATTATTTAGATGGTGAAGAGGCTGGATTGAAATCAGTTACTTTACGATTTATTGGGTATAATGCATATGGGCATCTCAAGGCTGAAAAAGGTGTTCATCGTCTTGTTCGTATTTCTCCTTTTGATTCTTCTAAGAGACGTCATACATCATTTGCTTCAGTAGATGTTATGCCAGAATTTGATAATGATATCGAAATTGAAATCGATCAGAATGATTTAAGAATAGACACATATCGAGCTTCTGGAGCTGGTGGGCAGCATATTAATAAAACGGATTCAGCTATCCGTATTACACATATTCCTACTCATATTGTTGTGACTTGTCAATCACAACGCTCTCAGATACAAAATAGAGAACAAGCTCTTATTATGTTAAAATCTAAATTATATCAAGTCATGCTTGAAGAACAAGCTTCAAAGTTAAGTGATATTAAGGGTGAACAAAAGGCAATTGAATGGGGAAGTCAAATTCGTTCATATGTTTTGCATCCTTATTCAATGGTTAAGGATAATCGCAGTGGGTATGAATCCAATAATCCTAAAGCTATTTTAGATGGTGATTTGGATGATTGTATTTATGCTTATTTAAAGGCAATGGTTAAGGAGGATGAAGATGCATAG
- a CDS encoding ComF family protein codes for MHKDNPTAQSDECLICLTPLLKDISFAHLVKRIPLCQHCLQKFDVIQTCIDFYHYPLTILYTYNDFFQSLLFQYKGLYDHALKDAFLCLFQSEFDNQYKDYIIVVAPSSQEDNELRGFAPVETIAQTFSSQIFNGLYKKEKYKQSDLSYQERKRVARRIDIRDGEKLKGKKVLILDDVITSGSTLHSCLLLVLAQEPQSVELLALSTKNIGRIEVC; via the coding sequence GTGCATAAAGACAATCCGACGGCTCAATCAGATGAATGTTTAATCTGTTTAACACCACTCCTTAAAGATATTTCTTTTGCTCATTTGGTAAAAAGAATTCCGTTATGCCAACATTGTCTTCAAAAATTCGATGTTATTCAAACTTGCATTGATTTCTATCATTACCCTTTGACGATTCTCTATACTTATAATGATTTTTTTCAATCTTTATTATTTCAATACAAAGGTTTATATGACCATGCTTTGAAAGATGCTTTTTTATGCTTGTTTCAAAGTGAATTTGATAATCAATATAAAGATTATATAATCGTTGTGGCCCCCAGTTCACAAGAAGATAATGAACTTAGAGGATTTGCACCAGTAGAAACAATTGCCCAAACTTTCTCTAGTCAAATCTTTAATGGTCTTTATAAGAAAGAAAAGTATAAGCAAAGTGATTTGTCGTATCAAGAAAGAAAAAGAGTAGCTAGAAGAATTGATATAAGAGATGGAGAAAAGTTAAAAGGAAAAAAAGTTTTGATTCTAGATGATGTTATAACATCAGGATCAACACTTCATAGTTGTTTATTGCTTGTCTTGGCACAAGAACCACAGTCAGTTGAATTGTTGGCTCTTTCAACCAAGAATATAGGAAGAATTGAGGTTTGCTAA
- the secA gene encoding preprotein translocase subunit SecA, with the protein MASKKQEIRKQIKKKEAKELEELGLNPDVEVVDLNDDLGEDIQIETFEDVVKKPAQPIEFNTTPQKQKKGLFGSIKGAFSQDNKILKKLEKQAEQVLGLEATYQAMSDEELAHQTDIFRERINAGESLDDILIEAFATVREAAFRKLGLKAFKVQIMGAISLHNGDIAEMKTGEGKTLTSIFPVYLNALDGKGVHVVTVNDYLAGRDKTDNGKVLEFLGLTVGLNMRELTKEEKRAQHACDVTYTTNAELGFDYLRDNMVTRLEDKVLRPLNYALVDEVDSILVDESRTPLIISGGKKNTAALYVQADKFVKSLIVEKDYEVDIESKTVSLTSSGIEKAEKGFKINNLYDPEHTALVHHINQALKANYTMQRDVEYMIATEDGSHDIRNASIMIIDQFTGRVMPGRAYSDGLHQAIEAKEGVPIKEETVTLATITYQNFFRLFNKLAGMTGTAKTEEEEFRTIYNMRVIEIPTNKPIIRDDKPDLVFANQKAKFKAICDEVERRHSYGQPILLGTVSVETSELLSRMLNKRGIKHNVLNAKNHAKEALIIEKAGVMGAVTIATNMAGRGTDIKLGEGVYDLGGLMVIGSERHESRRIDNQLRGRSGRQGDPGCSLFFVSFEDELMQRFANEKVQQFTGNFLEDEAIESKMVTKSIEGAQKRVEGQNFDIRKQLLQYDDVMRQQREIMYKERDDIMSEDDLGDIVKGMFEQSVEYTVRSFTKSDGKHDLVDVDGVLNYISKNYMLLATLKANHKENVENDPQKVAKSLSEVVYMQYQNRFNKDLPAEVKLDYERRVLLGVIDHTWINHIDAMQKLRNGIYLRAYAQKDPLQEYTEEAFYMFEEMTKSISQDITRNIVHMGIAPGSEQEKEIPAIQIELEFKAD; encoded by the coding sequence ATGGCAAGTAAAAAGCAAGAAATAAGAAAACAGATTAAGAAAAAGGAAGCAAAAGAACTAGAAGAATTAGGGTTAAACCCTGATGTAGAAGTTGTTGATTTAAATGATGATTTAGGTGAAGATATTCAAATAGAAACTTTTGAAGATGTTGTAAAAAAACCTGCACAACCTATTGAATTTAATACAACACCACAAAAACAGAAAAAGGGATTATTTGGTTCAATTAAAGGAGCTTTTTCACAGGATAATAAAATATTAAAAAAACTAGAAAAGCAAGCTGAACAGGTTTTAGGTTTAGAAGCGACTTATCAAGCAATGAGTGATGAGGAACTTGCTCATCAAACTGATATTTTTAGAGAAAGAATCAATGCTGGTGAGAGTCTAGATGATATCTTGATTGAAGCTTTTGCAACTGTAAGAGAAGCTGCTTTTAGAAAATTAGGTTTAAAAGCATTTAAGGTTCAAATTATGGGAGCTATTTCTTTGCACAATGGTGATATTGCTGAGATGAAAACCGGTGAAGGAAAAACTTTAACTTCTATTTTTCCTGTCTATTTAAATGCATTAGATGGTAAAGGTGTGCATGTTGTTACTGTTAATGATTATTTAGCTGGTCGTGATAAAACTGACAATGGGAAAGTTTTAGAATTTTTAGGTCTAACAGTTGGCTTAAATATGCGTGAATTAACTAAGGAAGAAAAAAGAGCTCAACATGCTTGTGATGTCACTTATACAACAAATGCTGAACTTGGATTTGATTATTTAAGAGATAATATGGTCACAAGATTAGAAGATAAAGTTTTAAGACCATTAAATTATGCTTTGGTTGATGAAGTTGACTCTATTTTAGTCGATGAATCAAGAACACCATTAATTATTTCTGGTGGTAAGAAAAATACAGCAGCTTTATATGTTCAAGCAGATAAATTTGTAAAGTCTTTGATTGTTGAAAAAGATTATGAAGTAGATATTGAAAGTAAAACTGTTTCATTAACATCTAGTGGGATTGAAAAAGCAGAAAAGGGATTTAAAATTAATAACTTATATGATCCTGAACATACAGCGTTAGTTCATCATATTAATCAGGCATTAAAAGCCAATTATACAATGCAACGTGATGTTGAATATATGATTGCAACAGAAGATGGAAGCCATGATATTCGTAATGCAAGTATTATGATTATTGATCAATTTACAGGTCGTGTTATGCCAGGACGTGCATATAGTGACGGTCTTCATCAAGCTATTGAAGCTAAAGAAGGAGTTCCTATTAAGGAAGAAACTGTCACTCTAGCAACTATTACTTATCAGAATTTTTTCCGTTTATTTAATAAGTTAGCGGGTATGACTGGAACTGCAAAAACAGAAGAAGAAGAATTCAGAACAATATATAATATGCGTGTTATTGAAATTCCAACGAATAAACCAATTATTAGAGATGATAAACCTGATTTGGTTTTTGCTAATCAAAAAGCAAAATTTAAAGCGATTTGTGATGAGGTTGAAAGAAGACATAGTTATGGGCAACCGATTCTTTTAGGAACAGTCTCTGTTGAAACATCTGAATTACTGAGTAGAATGCTTAATAAGCGTGGAATTAAACATAATGTTTTAAATGCGAAAAACCATGCCAAAGAAGCTTTAATTATTGAAAAAGCAGGGGTTATGGGTGCTGTTACAATTGCTACAAACATGGCTGGACGTGGAACTGACATCAAATTAGGTGAAGGTGTTTATGATCTTGGTGGTTTAATGGTTATTGGTAGTGAAAGACATGAATCTAGACGTATTGATAATCAGTTAAGAGGACGTTCTGGACGTCAAGGAGATCCTGGATGCTCATTATTCTTTGTTTCATTTGAAGATGAGTTAATGCAAAGATTTGCGAATGAGAAAGTACAGCAGTTTACTGGTAACTTCTTAGAAGATGAAGCTATTGAAAGTAAGATGGTCACAAAATCAATCGAGGGTGCTCAAAAACGTGTTGAAGGTCAGAACTTCGATATTCGTAAACAATTGTTACAATATGATGATGTGATGAGACAACAACGTGAAATTATGTATAAAGAACGTGATGATATTATGTCTGAAGATGATTTAGGTGATATTGTTAAAGGTATGTTTGAACAATCTGTTGAATATACAGTACGTAGTTTTACAAAGTCTGATGGTAAACATGATCTTGTTGATGTTGATGGTGTTTTAAATTATATTTCTAAGAATTATATGTTATTGGCGACTTTAAAAGCAAATCATAAAGAAAATGTTGAAAACGATCCACAAAAGGTAGCGAAGAGTTTATCTGAAGTTGTTTATATGCAATATCAAAATAGATTTAATAAAGATTTGCCTGCAGAAGTTAAGCTTGATTATGAAAGAAGAGTTTTATTAGGTGTTATTGATCATACATGGATTAACCATATAGATGCAATGCAAAAATTAAGAAATGGTATTTACTTAAGAGCATATGCTCAAAAAGATCCATTACAAGAATATACAGAAGAAGCATTTTATATGTTTGAAGAAATGACAAAATCAATTTCTCAGGATATCACTAGAAATATTGTTCATATGGGAATTGCTCCTGGAAGTGAACAAGAAAAAGAAATTCCAGCAATTCAAATTGAATTGGAGTTTAAAGCAGATTAA
- a CDS encoding glycoside hydrolase family 3 N-terminal domain-containing protein → MSISIDKIDELISMMTLDEKVGQLNQHLYGWQCFCKNKDGDYELTQLFKDHVQKFGGVGAIYGILRADAWSGMNEVNGVKKEESLQVIEMIQNYLKTETRLKIPALITEECVHGHQGLHSMMYPANISMGMTWNPDLLKEICQEVSCELASKGGNLALFTGLDVMRDPRWGRSEECFSEDSYLTSEMTKAAVKGFQLNDRNGVGVILKHLCAQGACEGGHNSGAASIGQRELREVFLPPVKAGVLSGAKGVMAAYNEIDGIPCHVNQALLTQLLRGEYGFNGIVMADGCALDRLSIMNSDIPLMAATALKAGVDLSLWDHVYPLLGDAVRQGYLDEKVLDRSVKRILKLKFELGLFEERQVTVYPSREKELALKAAQECQVLLKNDGILPLRKDIKSIAVIGPNAHNVMNMLGDYTSFQKAEDVTTLYQGIQQVLGEEVQVNYALGCHIRDCSKADLAEAVELASQSDVVIMALGGSSARHFKMDFESNGAVTTSYDKNEMNCGENVDKASLDLEGLQVELLRKIKQVNQQIVTVLIQGRPHSIGNIVNDSRAVLAAWYPGNLGGLAIAQTIFGDHNPSGRLSMSIPQSSMQLPCYYNGKYSGAKEEYIDMSGKPLYPFGYGLSYSQFQYHHIQLSQTEITIQDLEEKGIDISLDVENVSQRDGYEIVQIYIIDNESTITRRYKELKAFQKIYIEAKSCCSLVIHLDSETFKIWDYQMNHLIESGTVDILIASHSEQFITRKLTILK, encoded by the coding sequence ATGTCTATATCAATTGATAAAATAGATGAACTGATATCTATGATGACATTAGATGAAAAGGTTGGACAATTAAATCAGCATCTTTATGGATGGCAGTGTTTCTGTAAAAATAAGGATGGAGATTATGAATTGACACAGCTTTTTAAAGATCATGTTCAAAAATTTGGTGGCGTTGGAGCTATTTATGGTATCTTACGAGCTGATGCATGGTCAGGAATGAATGAAGTCAATGGCGTTAAAAAAGAAGAGAGTTTACAAGTTATTGAAATGATTCAAAATTATTTAAAAACAGAAACAAGGCTCAAAATTCCTGCCTTAATAACTGAGGAATGTGTACATGGACATCAGGGATTACACAGCATGATGTATCCAGCTAATATTTCTATGGGAATGACATGGAATCCTGATTTATTAAAAGAGATCTGTCAGGAAGTGAGTTGTGAACTTGCATCTAAGGGTGGGAATCTTGCCTTATTTACAGGATTAGATGTGATGCGTGATCCACGTTGGGGAAGAAGTGAAGAGTGCTTTAGTGAAGATAGTTATTTAACAAGTGAAATGACGAAAGCAGCTGTCAAAGGTTTTCAGTTGAATGATAGGAATGGTGTTGGTGTTATTTTAAAACATCTTTGCGCCCAAGGTGCTTGTGAAGGTGGACATAATTCTGGAGCTGCCTCTATTGGACAACGTGAATTGCGTGAAGTGTTCTTACCACCAGTCAAAGCTGGGGTTTTAAGTGGAGCCAAAGGTGTTATGGCGGCGTATAATGAGATTGATGGGATTCCCTGTCATGTGAATCAAGCACTTCTGACACAACTGCTAAGAGGAGAGTATGGATTTAATGGTATTGTTATGGCAGATGGTTGTGCATTAGATCGACTCAGTATTATGAATTCTGACATACCGTTGATGGCAGCCACTGCTTTAAAAGCAGGTGTTGATTTAAGTTTATGGGATCATGTTTATCCGTTATTAGGTGATGCTGTGAGACAGGGCTATTTAGATGAGAAAGTTCTTGATAGAAGTGTCAAAAGAATTCTTAAGTTAAAATTTGAATTAGGACTTTTTGAAGAAAGGCAAGTCACGGTTTATCCATCTAGAGAAAAGGAGCTGGCTTTAAAAGCTGCTCAAGAATGTCAAGTTCTTTTAAAGAATGATGGTATTTTACCATTAAGAAAAGACATCAAAAGTATTGCTGTCATAGGACCAAATGCTCACAATGTCATGAATATGTTAGGTGATTATACATCATTTCAAAAAGCGGAAGATGTTACGACTCTTTATCAGGGGATTCAACAAGTTCTTGGAGAGGAAGTCCAAGTCAATTATGCTTTAGGATGCCATATTCGTGATTGTTCAAAAGCAGATTTAGCAGAAGCTGTTGAACTTGCAAGTCAGAGTGATGTTGTCATCATGGCATTAGGGGGCTCTAGTGCACGTCATTTTAAAATGGATTTTGAAAGTAATGGAGCAGTGACAACAAGTTATGATAAAAACGAAATGAATTGTGGGGAAAATGTTGATAAAGCATCATTGGATTTGGAAGGCTTACAAGTTGAATTGTTGAGAAAGATAAAACAGGTCAATCAACAAATTGTTACAGTTTTAATTCAAGGAAGACCACATTCTATTGGGAATATTGTTAATGACAGTCGAGCTGTGCTTGCGGCGTGGTACCCAGGTAATTTAGGTGGGTTAGCTATAGCTCAAACAATTTTTGGTGATCATAATCCAAGTGGAAGATTGTCAATGTCAATTCCTCAGTCATCTATGCAATTGCCTTGTTATTATAATGGGAAGTATTCAGGGGCAAAAGAAGAGTACATAGATATGTCAGGGAAACCATTATATCCATTTGGTTATGGTTTGAGTTATAGTCAATTTCAATATCACCATATCCAACTTTCACAAACTGAAATAACAATTCAGGATTTAGAAGAAAAAGGAATAGATATTTCTTTGGATGTTGAGAATGTGAGTCAAAGAGATGGGTATGAAATTGTTCAAATTTATATAATTGATAATGAATCTACAATCACAAGAAGATACAAAGAGTTAAAAGCATTCCAAAAAATATATATAGAAGCAAAAAGCTGTTGTAGTCTTGTCATTCATCTTGATAGTGAAACTTTTAAAATATGGGATTATCAAATGAATCATTTGATTGAAAGTGGAACTGTAGATATTTTAATAGCCAGTCATTCAGAACAGTTTATAACTCGAAAATTAACTATTTTAAAATAG
- a CDS encoding DEAD/DEAH box helicase: MQCPRCHNTNLQHLYKVNGQYYCRECISFHRVYVKQERFTKKIQYPLIYHHYQLDFELSRQQKKISQKLVENYQQKKNSLVLAVCGSGKTEIVYEVICYALSQGQRVCFCIPRKELVKELYERICQSFSHTVIGVLYGGYQQNLDAQFIICTMHQLYKFENDIGFDLMIADEVDAFPFYQNRVLNEIFTRCCLGNYIKLSATFASEDIQGEELLFMNRRYHGYDLPVPQMILSPSFLQKLILVLLILFMHKKIIVYVPTVAIVYQLVHTLRSIVDIEGVSSHHPHNQKTIQELKEGKIQVIVSTTLLERGMTVEDVQVIVYHGEHVLFDERTLIQIAGRVGRKPDFPTGKVYILTSERTKGITQCIKTIRRLNQMNV; this comes from the coding sequence ATGCAATGTCCAAGATGCCATAATACAAATCTTCAACACTTATATAAAGTTAATGGTCAATACTATTGTCGAGAATGTATATCATTTCATCGTGTTTATGTTAAACAGGAGAGGTTTACAAAGAAGATTCAATATCCTTTGATTTATCATCATTATCAATTAGATTTTGAACTTTCACGACAACAAAAAAAGATTTCACAAAAATTAGTTGAGAATTATCAGCAAAAGAAAAACTCTTTGGTTTTGGCAGTTTGTGGTTCTGGAAAAACAGAAATTGTTTATGAAGTCATTTGCTATGCCTTGTCTCAAGGCCAGCGTGTTTGTTTCTGTATACCAAGAAAGGAGTTGGTGAAAGAACTTTATGAACGCATTTGCCAGTCATTTAGTCATACTGTCATTGGTGTGCTTTATGGTGGGTATCAACAAAATCTTGATGCTCAATTTATAATTTGTACAATGCATCAGTTGTATAAATTTGAGAATGATATAGGTTTTGATTTGATGATTGCTGATGAAGTTGATGCTTTCCCTTTTTATCAGAATAGGGTTCTCAATGAAATTTTTACAAGGTGTTGTTTGGGGAATTATATTAAATTGAGTGCAACTTTTGCATCTGAGGATATTCAAGGCGAAGAGTTATTATTCATGAATAGACGATATCATGGATATGACTTGCCAGTCCCGCAAATGATACTTTCTCCTAGCTTTTTACAAAAACTGATTCTTGTCTTGCTTATTTTATTTATGCATAAGAAGATTATTGTTTATGTACCAACTGTGGCTATTGTCTATCAGCTTGTTCATACGCTGAGATCAATTGTTGATATAGAAGGTGTCTCTTCTCATCATCCTCATAATCAAAAGACAATACAGGAATTAAAAGAGGGAAAAATTCAAGTTATTGTATCAACGACTTTATTAGAAAGAGGAATGACAGTTGAAGATGTTCAAGTCATTGTTTATCACGGAGAACATGTTTTGTTTGATGAACGAACACTTATTCAAATAGCGGGACGTGTTGGTAGAAAACCGGATTTTCCTACAGGAAAGGTTTATATTTTAACAAGTGAAAGGACAAAAGGAATTACACAGTGCATAAAGACAATCCGACGGCTCAATCAGATGAATGTTTAA
- a CDS encoding cold-shock protein produces the protein MQGKVKWFNAEKGFGFIDRGEGKDVFVHYSQIVQDGYKSLNEGEVVEFELYQSDRGLQAKNVVKV, from the coding sequence ATGCAAGGTAAAGTAAAATGGTTTAACGCTGAAAAGGGATTTGGATTCATTGATAGAGGAGAAGGCAAAGATGTCTTTGTTCATTATAGTCAAATTGTTCAAGATGGATATAAATCTTTAAATGAAGGTGAAGTGGTAGAGTTTGAACTTTATCAAAGTGATCGTGGATTGCAAGCAAAGAATGTTGTAAAGGTTTAG
- a CDS encoding YitT family protein: MHSLKRVIRDSLLVVLGNAVVAFGVAVFAVPSDLIVGGATGLSLIIEQFVSVNYATIVFGINMVMLIIGFLVLGKKFAAGTILSSFIFPFFLGLFEAIPQFQHITNDILLSAIYAGIFTGVGLGIVFRLGYSTGGMDVPPIILNKKKGVSVALAINVLDIMILVGQVFFSSFEGILYGIITVFVSTFVLDQVIVMGEKNLQVLVISAEHEKIAEAIFNEIDRGCTFVNVTTGYFHHQQKAVLCVANNREYAKINDLVMEIDPAAFIIGSEIHSVKGRGFTLPNIDLEKRDHV; encoded by the coding sequence ATGCATAGTTTAAAAAGAGTGATTAGAGATAGTCTTTTGGTTGTGTTAGGAAATGCAGTTGTAGCATTTGGAGTTGCTGTTTTTGCTGTCCCGTCAGATTTAATTGTTGGCGGAGCAACTGGTTTATCTTTAATTATTGAACAGTTTGTTTCTGTTAACTATGCAACGATTGTATTTGGTATCAACATGGTTATGTTGATTATTGGTTTTTTGGTTTTAGGAAAGAAATTCGCTGCTGGGACTATACTTAGTTCTTTCATCTTTCCTTTTTTCTTAGGTTTATTTGAAGCTATTCCCCAATTTCAACATATTACAAATGATATTTTATTGTCTGCTATTTATGCTGGGATTTTTACTGGTGTTGGTCTAGGAATTGTTTTTCGATTAGGATACAGTACAGGGGGAATGGATGTTCCACCTATTATCCTGAATAAAAAGAAAGGTGTTTCAGTTGCTTTGGCTATTAATGTTTTAGATATTATGATATTAGTAGGACAAGTCTTCTTTTCTAGTTTTGAAGGTATCCTGTATGGAATTATTACTGTCTTTGTATCGACATTTGTTTTAGACCAGGTGATTGTTATGGGAGAAAAGAATCTTCAAGTTCTTGTTATTTCAGCTGAACACGAAAAAATTGCTGAGGCTATTTTTAATGAAATTGATAGAGGGTGTACTTTTGTAAATGTAACAACTGGATATTTTCATCATCAACAAAAAGCTGTTCTCTGTGTTGCAAATAACCGTGAATATGCAAAAATAAATGATTTGGTTATGGAAATAGATCCAGCTGCTTTTATTATTGGTAGTGAAATCCATAGTGTTAAAGGACGTGGATTTACTTTACCTAATATAGATTTAGAGAAAAGAGATCATGTATAA
- a CDS encoding DUF6120 family protein — MKTLKFQNKETKKYYKKIRSRFPLLGKQEKAFLIYLQEMLQEFETHHPDYKCDDYYEQFGIPETIIAAYYEHIESEFIINHMKVRKIIKRIGIFLITIFLLTATFIIYTYYRALQEIQESQITYEETIIEDYGEVVED; from the coding sequence ATGAAAACATTAAAATTTCAAAATAAAGAAACAAAAAAATATTATAAAAAGATTCGTTCTCGTTTTCCTTTATTAGGCAAACAAGAAAAAGCATTTCTTATTTATTTACAAGAAATGCTTCAAGAATTTGAGACTCATCACCCCGATTACAAATGTGATGATTATTATGAACAGTTTGGTATTCCAGAAACGATTATAGCAGCATATTATGAACATATTGAAAGTGAATTCATTATTAACCATATGAAAGTTAGAAAAATAATAAAACGCATAGGGATTTTTCTTATTACTATTTTTCTTTTAACAGCAACATTTATCATTTATACCTATTATCGTGCATTACAGGAAATACAGGAGAGTCAAATCACTTATGAAGAAACGATTATAGAGGATTATGGGGAAGTCGTTGAAGATTAA